The Ziziphus jujuba cultivar Dongzao chromosome 3, ASM3175591v1 region TAAATGAAAATCTAAATTTctagatgtttttttttaaaatgcaaaCTAACCTTCAATTTAAGAATTTGATTAAAACGGATACCCAAATCCTGTAATGCACTTGGCCTAATGTTCATACAAAGTATACCAGTATTGAATTCATCAAAAAAGTATACCAGTTTTGATCATATGCTTGTAGAAATTTTACTATGAAAATAAGAGGGGAATTGTTGGGCTCTTACCCATATTTGAAGTTTAGAATTCATTAGggcagaagaaaaggaaaaaaaaaaaatatatatatatatatatatatatatacacacatataaataaagccttatttttcattatttgattattataagATAACAAAATGTTTGTATTctaaatgtttttgtttttatgaaaaCATGTAAAAAACTCATGCTTATTTTCGATTGATTGGTAGAATATAAAATCTTCTTCCTAATCAGTTTTTATTTACCACTTTAATTAAAGTGTCTACTTGGCCCATCTTCACCTGTAAATACAGCATCTACGTCACAGCACTCTCTTAGCTGTTTAActtatattcaataaataattcaTGCCACAAAATGAGACAGCCGCTGCaaatatgcataaaattttCCCACTCTTTATATTCTCTATTTGGCATCTGAATTTACCaaggaaagaaacaaattaaaaattttaaaaataaaaataaaaatccttgtTGAGtcagttttgtatgttttttatcAGAATAGGGTGTTGCCACATGTCTATTTTTGGTTGGATTTAAACACATTGTTTGAACAGGCTTAGTATTCTATTCAAAGAGGGtcctcaatttcataaaaaCCTATCGTTTATCAAGTTTGAATTGGAGAGAAAAGTTTAGAGAGAATTCTAAGTTTTCACATAAGGCATTTTACCATTAATGGAAATATGTTGAGCTCAACTGATTTTGGATCATAGATTTcatctttattttatcttttagcttttaaaactaattcgcacatctttattttatttttcacttgcTGTTTCACAATGAATCTCTTAGTCTAGACTTTCTTACTTAGAAAGGAGCTCTTTGGTTTCCCATATATCTCAAATACCCCAAAACATTTTGccttaatcaatttgatttatatttcagGATTTGTTGCAACAAGCGTGAACCAGCAAAACCTTTGCAAAAAATACCTTGAAGATGGATTCGTTTGTGTCCTTGTGAGGAGTAGTAGCTACAATGGTTTGGACTTAGGGCCACTATATCCAATTTCAAAATGTCAATCACCCATATTCTAGGTCGCTAGGAATGTCAATAACATTCATTACACTATGCCCCTATCATCTAGTAGTTCAAGACATCTCTCTTTCAAAGCGGCAGCGGAGATTCGATTTCCCCTGGAGGTAGGGTACTATGAAAGAAAGTTGATTATGGACTGTCAATAAGCATGAGGAATATCCAGAAAGGCATTTAGGAAATCGATCTGATTCTATTTCTGTTCGATCCGTTTGAAGAAAGGAAGGATCCCAAAGAATTGATATTTCTTTTAGTTGTTGAATCTCTCAAGTTAGGATTATCTGCATGACTGTATGATTAATCTCTAATGTAGTGAACTTTTATATTAAAGATGGTGACTAGCatccataattttttccatGTAGGATATACATGTAAAAAGCTCTGTGCCTGATTTTGTCAACATTTTACTTTCTTGCATTTTAGTTTTACTTGCTTTGCTATAGGAGGACAAAGTCCCTATTATCTGTTTATATTTCTGTATTTGAAAGTCGCTATTATCTGTTTATatttctgtatttttattttctaactgTGAGAGGACTGAAATTTCTTGTTTGCACGACTGAATCCTTAATAGTTGAAttataaaactaataatttGTAGTCTGGGTGTATGACAAttatatgaaataaattttgatttaaatttcTACAGATTCCTTATTTCtcatcatattaaaaaaaaaaaaaaaaaaaaaaaaaaaaaaaaaaaaactggaagAACCTATTCAGCTCCTCTACTAgtcttttccaattttttaatcCGAATTTTCATGAAtaatgaattatatttttattttctttaacaatttttttttcttcaaattttttttttaaaaaaaacatataatgaaATCTCCAATACTTTAttgtctgttttttttttttttaatttatttattcttttaagaaAAGGACATAGGCTAAAGACGCTACGTTCGGCACGAGGTGCCTATAAAGGCGAAGGCTTTCAGTTTTCATCGTGTGGTTGAAACAccattataaagaaaataaaattgtaataaccaaattaaaaattaaaaattaaaaattaaaaaaaaattaaaaaaaattaaaaaaagatatactttattaaattttatgtcTAAATTGTGTATTCATTagtatttcaatttcttttgtgTTTCTCTTAGAAATTTTTCCAAATTCCTACCACAGAATAATAATTAACCCAATGTTTATCTTCCAGCCTATGATGGAACTACATCTTAGTTAAGATTCCATTTCTCATCCAAATCAACAATACTTTCCTCCTACTTTGTTTAACATTGGACTCTACAATTTTGAATCTTTAACAATTGTCAGGCTGAACTATAGCTCAAGTGAATCGCGACATTACACAAGACTGATAGACGCTAACAAgaataatcaaaatttatcTGCTAATATTCGTTCGTGCATTTTGCTTCACAATAAACAATATCAATCTACCTACTTGTACAAGTATAAGAAAACCAGGCAAATATAGATACATCTTTCTATCCTGTTCTTATAAATCAATATACATTACTTATAACaaacaaaaatgataaatatcttaccaaaaaaatgacaaataatcagtttcttttcttttccttttcccacTTTTGAGAATATGATTTGCTTTGTAACTGCTGTaatcatagaaaaaaaaaaaaaaaattaccttttgCAGTTTTATTATGTATTTGGGAATATGCCCATACATCAAAATAAGAATCTGGTCTTTAAATGAATTCTCCCCAAGATTGCAGCAACCTGCAGCATATTGACATGGTTAGCAATAGAATATGTCACAACTCAAGCCATAAAACAGGGCTCCATTGTCTCAATTTACTTAGGAGTTTAAATCTGCAGGAACATTTTAATTGAGGCTGGAGGCATATTGGAGCAATTTGTACTGCGGTAAAAAGTGAAGGAAATAGATAAATGAAGACCAAAAATGAAACAATAACATTCTCTATGAGTTATTGAGTATATAAAATGAAGAATGGACCTTTGTTGGACTACCACCATCCTAAAAGTTTAAGCTATCCGGAGGTGGGTCGTCAACCGGAGGTGGGTCGTCAATTTCATATTCATATTATCTTAACCCTCCTAAAGTGTAGGCTCAACCATCTTTTGGACTCAAATTGAATTATCTTAACAACTTCAAGTTATTCGGAATTGGCTCACAGTCATCTAATTACTTGTATACCTATTCAAAACCAGTGGGCAAACCAGGGAGAATGCCAAGGAGTATAAGGTTAGGAAGAAAGAAGAGGCTCAGCGAGAATTAGAGGCTAAGAGGTAGCTAAAAGACAGGTACCAGTAATTAATAGCATGATTTTTACAGATCAGAAGTACATAAATATACTATATCCCACAAGCACACCTGATCACCATGTATGACCATTTCTTGAATATCAAGCCCTTGTTGGTTTAGGTTATTTTTTCATCATATTTAGTACCGATAAAGAGTTGTTTGCAATGTGTTCTTTGGGCCTTTGGCCCCTTTTAACCAATACAAAAAATGCTTAATTATGTTCCAAAAATGTAATTaaccgggaaaaaaaaaaaattcatacttACTGTAGACTATCAGGCTCACTTGGGAGCAAAGGAATTTGATTTCACTTAGCCAGATGCTTCTAGTGCATGCCACAAGCACTTGATGAACTCACtggagatttaaaaaaataataacagtaataagttaaaaaataaataaataaataaaccatatTGAAGCCAATAAGCTTAACAACATGAATGAGAAGAAAACTCTCTACCAATCAACAATCTACAGCAGTGAAGATGGAAAAACTGCAACTTCGAAATGCAACATGGTTACCTTTACGAGTTGTTTACTATGCATGAGAACTATAAATCAGACATTATTAATGTGAATAATGGAGCAGGccataaacaacaacaacaataatattgcttaaaatgaaaattttataataaaaattgctTGTAATGATTGAAAGTTATTGTCATATATAGCATATAGAATGTAACTACTGTATATGCACATGTAAAAGAATTCAAATCTTTAGCCCTTCAGGTCATGCTTTCTCGTCCAAATCCAAAGGGCCGAAGCTTTTGGACAAAATTTTGGCCTTTGTGGTGTTTCAATCTAGGCTTTTTGGGCTTTGGACAGGTTTGATAAAGAGAATCTTTGGCCCAGACCTAGCTGCACATGTCTTCATGCTAGGGCAAAGCTTTTCGACCCTCCTAATTGTTGGAGACTATCAAGACAAATTCACACCCCTGATGGCCAGTTACAGGAAGCAAGCTTGCAAAATAAAGACTCCAAAAAGGGTAGAAGTACGATGTTAAGACTCCAAAAAGGGAAGAAGTAGGATGAGCAACCATATTGAGAGACAGAAACCACCACTAGCTTAAATCAAAAATACCAAAGGGAAGTATGTGAGACAGTGAGAGATCACAATATACCATACCACAAAATTACGACATCCTTCTGTGGTAGAATAAAGATAAATGGTATTATTGGTAGTTGACACAGATAATATCCAAGACAAGAGTActctatttattataaataaataaaataaaataaaaagaagaagaagaagaagaagaaaaagaggatCACTATTTTAAAGAAAGATGCTCTCTAGAATAAAGAGTGTTATTAAAGATGTTCTGACATAAAATTGAAATGCTAAAACAGTATCaactaaaaagaaaagagagactAGAGGCCTAATGTGGTAACCAAAAACCACTACCAATTGCATGTTCAAAGGAAATGTGTTACAAAACCTTAGACATCAGCCGCGTGGATCTTCTGGGAGGGTCTTTTCGGGTGATACGTGTCATACTTCTTAAAATCTTTGGATCAGGTCTAACATAGAGACTTTGATGTTCACCTTCCATATGTTTCCTTTTCCTATGAAGTTCTTCTTTAATATCCAAATTGTCAGAGCTGAAGCAAGTCTTATCAAATGTATTGGAAAATTGCGAGCATCTGAAAGAAGCAAATGATTTATGAGCTGAGATAACCAAGACacttgagagagagaaagagagagatagagagagagattcaCTCAGAAGAGAGATTACTCTGAACTTTCCCTCCCATTTACAGTGTTGCTCCTCTCCTGTAATGATATTATGTTAACACAACACCGAAATCACCAACATGATCAATTTAAAATTAGCATGTACTACAATATGAATGTATATGCTACTAAAGTTTGATCATAAACCTAGAACTCGTTAGccaatatttactaaataattccAAGAGGTTCCAGATATATCTAGGTATAAGATAGTAAAGACAAGAAACAAACCCAAGAAAGATACTCAAAGATGGGGAAGaactaaaaataacaaaataaaaaaaaaataaataaaatctgaaacagaaaaccaaagaaaacattgctcaaaaaaatttctaatgtTCATAAGTACATCTGCCAGCTTAGTTAAGAGAAGTGAAGTAAATTTGTAATTGCGAACAGAAAATATTGCAATTTATAAAGTTTCTTAGCAAGATGCCAAAACTAGTAGATAAAATAACAGTACAAAATTAACAAGCAGTATTAAAACAATCAACATGCCAAAGATCCATctagaaaaaatgatattttttctgGCTTCACTCAATACACACcatcatttctttttattttcttcacctGCTCAATCATCTTTTCTACTTTACCAAATTTGAAGTATATTGGTCTGAAATTGCATCACCATATAATTAGTAACCTtgtaggttttctttttttcttcagaTACATAAAATCTTTGCAAAGGAAAAGATAGCCATTGTCAATCTAGAATGGAGTCAAAATCTAAGCCACAAATTGTAATATCAAACCTAAATGAATTAATTCATCAAAAACAAGGCATACCCATTCCTCAGCAGATGATGCCAAATGGTTCTCATAAGCATCAGGATTCAGGTCACTTAAGTTAGCTAGATCACCCTTTTCTGTTTCTGTATTGTGGTTTGCATCAACCAAACCCAGGAACCCACCATTTTCAAAAGGTGAACATGGTGCATCTTTAAGGCAACTTGCAACTTCTGATGACTGCATCTCTACAGAACCACTAACTGAGCATCCAGGATTTACAACAGCAGTGTCCACAAGACTACAGACATTCTGCAAAGTTGAATTCTGACACTCAGCAAGGTTGGAATTTTCATACTCCAATGCAGGACTTAATGAACCATCTGATATTGAGTTGACGATAGAATCACAGACTAACTTAATGTGAGGAGGGTCGATAACATCTGAATGAACAACTGCCATAACCCCATCTTTAGCACAAGATTCAGCAACAGAAATAATTTGGTTCTCAGCAGTGGAATTGGGATTAAATGACTTGAGGCTACGATCTTCCTTTAACTGCTCAGAAACATTGATAGACATGCTATATGGTAGAATTGCAGATGAAATTAAACTTCTATCACCCTCCTCTGGTTGATCAAAGGTAGCAAGGTCCATGTGatcacttatttttatttttgaactcGAGGAAGATCTGGTATGTACATGTCCCTCCTTGATTTGACCAGCACTTATATCACATAAAAAGGAACGTTCCAATTCTTTATCTCCATCCCCACATCCAAGGTCCTCATGAAGACGTTGACATTTGTTACTTTGTACGTTCTCACATATGTGAACTTCATTTTGGAATCTCTTAGTCCAGTCAGATGGGCTTGAATTCAGATCAACATAAAGATTGATACCCTCCTCTGATCTGACATAAAACTCAAAAGAAGAGGAAGGAACTTTTCGGGAACTTTCTATGGGGGAAGCAAAAGCAGCTTCTACAGGACATGAACCAATATCTATTTCTCTAATTTGGGGCATATTTTCTACTAAGCCATCTTTTTGTAAGGTCAATTTCTCACCAGATCCTTTTTTTAGGACCTCTCTGTAATTCAAACCATTCCCATTGCACTGACAGTGAGACATCTTCCTGGAATTATGCATTGAACCATTTCTTCCTTCCTGTAAGTAGAGATGCAGACAAATCCCATGAGTACATGTTTTAAACTCTTGCAATGTAATAAATAGAAGGAAAAGgacctaaaaagaaaaagaccaacATGTAACAGACTCCTTTTGAAAACAACAGACAACAACAAGCCAGACTTAAAAGTATCCACatcttttatcattttcaatatGCTATTTGAAAAGTTTCACTTAGTCATGACAGACTTGATATTTTTCTGCAACCAGGTGAAGGTAGAAAAAAGAAgcaatcatataaaaataagaagCTGAAAAGTATACTAATACACAGGAGGAATGTTTTAGTTAACACTTGTAATTCTCTAAcctcaactatatatatatatatatatatatatataaatatgataagAATCAAACCTTATCATAAGTCTTAGATTCTAGGCAACAGCCAAATTCATTGGATTTAACAGTCTGAGTGTTCCTTTGGATTTCTCTTTCTCTGGAACTCAGGATATATCCATAGCTACCTGCAACATAAGCATCCAAGCAATTTTCACAAGCATTTGTACATCATTTTCATGAAAAGTGAGGAAAACTGaaccaaaatattattatagatATGTTCATAAAATTTGAAGTAGGAATTTTTAGGCAATTAGCAACTAGTTAAAACCTTTACTGGTATCTGCCATGGAGTTTAACTGTGCTCCAAACTGCAGTTGTGTTATTGAAGCAGGAAGTGAATCCTTGTTAACTCCACCCACCCTTTCTCCGGACGATGTTGATTTTGAATTCTTCTGCAAGTTTGTCAAATATTATTACATAGGCTTTGTAGTTTGACAGACGCTCAACTTCATCAATAAAGATGTGTAATCAGaaacatatataagaaaaaagtacagagaggaaggaaagaaaacaataaatgaGTACATATAAATGCAAAGTCTTGTTTTGATGTTTAGCAGGCAGAACAATTTGCCCACACTTatgagagaaaaaacaaaatacaaaaaaaactttaaaacatGAAATAAGTTAGGCAAACGGATGTGCATGAAAATACTTCAGCACTTCACTAATTCTAgaaacaaaaatgatataacatttaaaaataaaatatagtaaagacATATCTCATTCTCTACTATGcaatcttttcttcttctttttt contains the following coding sequences:
- the LOC107434871 gene encoding uncharacterized protein LOC107434871 isoform X1 — encoded protein: MMATKEKEGFYQNLSRKELQSMCKIYGLPANKSHSDLAKSLVAFLEKNSKSTSSGERVGGVNKDSLPASITQLQFGAQLNSMADTSKGSYGYILSSREREIQRNTQTVKSNEFGCCLESKTYDKEGRNGSMHNSRKMSHCQCNGNGLNYREVLKKGSGEKLTLQKDGLVENMPQIREIDIGSCPVEAAFASPIESSRKVPSSSFEFYVRSEEGINLYVDLNSSPSDWTKRFQNEVHICENVQSNKCQRLHEDLGCGDGDKELERSFLCDISAGQIKEGHVHTRSSSSSKIKISDHMDLATFDQPEEGDRSLISSAILPYSMSINVSEQLKEDRSLKSFNPNSTAENQIISVAESCAKDGVMAVVHSDVIDPPHIKLVCDSIVNSISDGSLSPALEYENSNLAECQNSTLQNVCSLVDTAVVNPGCSVSGSVEMQSSEVASCLKDAPCSPFENGGFLGLVDANHNTETEKGDLANLSDLNPDAYENHLASSAEEWERSNTVNGRESSECSQFSNTFDKTCFSSDNLDIKEELHRKRKHMEGEHQSLYVRPDPKILRSMTRITRKDPPRRSTRLMSK
- the LOC107434871 gene encoding uncharacterized protein LOC107434871 isoform X4 → MADTSKGSYGYILSSREREIQRNTQTVKSNEFGCCLESKTYDKEGRNGSMHNSRKMSHCQCNGNGLNYREVLKKGSGEKLTLQKDGLVENMPQIREIDIGSCPVEAAFASPIESSRKVPSSSFEFYVRSEEGINLYVDLNSSPSDWTKRFQNEVHICENVQSNKCQRLHEDLGCGDGDKELERSFLCDISAGQIKEGHVHTRSSSSSKIKISDHMDLATFDQPEEGDRSLISSAILPYSMSINVSEQLKEDRSLKSFNPNSTAENQIISVAESCAKDGVMAVVHSDVIDPPHIKLVCDSIVNSISDGSLSPALEYENSNLAECQNSTLQNVCSLVDTAVVNPGCSVSGSVEMQSSEVASCLKDAPCSPFENGGFLGLVDANHNTETEKGDLANLSDLNPDAYENHLASSAEEWERSNTVNGRESSECSQFSNTFDKTCFSSDNLDIKEELHRKRKHMEGEHQSLYVRPDPKILRSMTRITRKDPPRRSTRLMSK
- the LOC107434871 gene encoding uncharacterized protein LOC107434871 isoform X2 is translated as MMATKEKEGFYQNLSRKELQSMCKIYGLPANKSHSDLAKSLVAFLEKNSKSTSSGERVGGVNKDSLPASITQLQFGAQLNSMADTSSYGYILSSREREIQRNTQTVKSNEFGCCLESKTYDKEGRNGSMHNSRKMSHCQCNGNGLNYREVLKKGSGEKLTLQKDGLVENMPQIREIDIGSCPVEAAFASPIESSRKVPSSSFEFYVRSEEGINLYVDLNSSPSDWTKRFQNEVHICENVQSNKCQRLHEDLGCGDGDKELERSFLCDISAGQIKEGHVHTRSSSSSKIKISDHMDLATFDQPEEGDRSLISSAILPYSMSINVSEQLKEDRSLKSFNPNSTAENQIISVAESCAKDGVMAVVHSDVIDPPHIKLVCDSIVNSISDGSLSPALEYENSNLAECQNSTLQNVCSLVDTAVVNPGCSVSGSVEMQSSEVASCLKDAPCSPFENGGFLGLVDANHNTETEKGDLANLSDLNPDAYENHLASSAEEWERSNTVNGRESSECSQFSNTFDKTCFSSDNLDIKEELHRKRKHMEGEHQSLYVRPDPKILRSMTRITRKDPPRRSTRLMSK
- the LOC107434871 gene encoding uncharacterized protein LOC107434871 isoform X3 — protein: MMATKEKEGFYQNLSRKELQSMCKIYGLPANKSHSDLAKSLVAFLEKNSKSTSSGERVGGVNKDSLPASITQLQFGAQLNSMADTSKGSYGYILSSREREIQRNTQTVKSNEFGCCLESKTYDKEGRNGSMHNSRKMSHCQCNGNGLNYREVLKKGSGEKLTLQKDGLVENMPQIREIDIGSCPVEAAFASPIESSRKVPSSSFEFYVRSEEGINLYVDLNSSPSDWTKRFQNEVHICENVQSNKCQRLHEDLGCGDGDKELERSFLCDISAGQIKEGHVHTRSSSSSKIKISDHMDLATFDQPEEGDRSLISSAILPYSMSINVSEQLKEDRSLKSFNPNSTAENQIISVAESCAKDGVMAVVHSDVIDPPHIKLVCDSIVNSISDGSLSPALEYENSNLAECQNSTLQNVCSLVDTAVVNPGCSVSGSVEMQSSEVASCLKDAPCSPFENGGFLGLVDANHNTETEKGDLANLSDLNPDAYENHLASSAEEWERSNTVNGRESSE
- the LOC107434871 gene encoding uncharacterized protein LOC107434871 isoform X5 codes for the protein MADTSSYGYILSSREREIQRNTQTVKSNEFGCCLESKTYDKEGRNGSMHNSRKMSHCQCNGNGLNYREVLKKGSGEKLTLQKDGLVENMPQIREIDIGSCPVEAAFASPIESSRKVPSSSFEFYVRSEEGINLYVDLNSSPSDWTKRFQNEVHICENVQSNKCQRLHEDLGCGDGDKELERSFLCDISAGQIKEGHVHTRSSSSSKIKISDHMDLATFDQPEEGDRSLISSAILPYSMSINVSEQLKEDRSLKSFNPNSTAENQIISVAESCAKDGVMAVVHSDVIDPPHIKLVCDSIVNSISDGSLSPALEYENSNLAECQNSTLQNVCSLVDTAVVNPGCSVSGSVEMQSSEVASCLKDAPCSPFENGGFLGLVDANHNTETEKGDLANLSDLNPDAYENHLASSAEEWERSNTVNGRESSECSQFSNTFDKTCFSSDNLDIKEELHRKRKHMEGEHQSLYVRPDPKILRSMTRITRKDPPRRSTRLMSK